In one Neobacillus sp. WH10 genomic region, the following are encoded:
- a CDS encoding threonine synthase, protein MEQYICISCGKKHDITPTLWKCECGGVLNLVKDTPKIDVAAWNNYPNSLWRYFETMPFAKDSKTWESITMGEGQSPLIVLDPEEPNTYVKVEYMMPTLSFKDRGAAVLMAKAKELGVSKVIADSSGNAGTAIAAYAARCNIACEIYLSDETSPKKIAQVKAHGATIKEIKGTREDIAAAAQKAVDEEKVFYASHVYNPYFYEGTKTYAYEIYEQLKGVPDSLIIPVGNGTLLLGAYYGFKELFDNRLIEKVPKIITIQAANCAPLVSAYENGEATAEPVTNKGTLAEGIAIAAPARSKQILEAVRKTNGIFIDIKEDEILSARAMLADKGFYVEVTTAANYAGYLKYKKAPDERIIIPLCGAGIKSK, encoded by the coding sequence ATGGAACAATATATTTGTATCAGTTGTGGGAAAAAGCATGATATTACACCAACTTTATGGAAGTGTGAATGTGGCGGAGTATTAAATTTAGTTAAAGATACACCCAAAATTGATGTTGCTGCTTGGAATAACTATCCAAATTCTTTATGGCGTTATTTTGAAACAATGCCATTCGCAAAAGATTCTAAGACGTGGGAATCTATTACAATGGGTGAAGGTCAATCTCCTTTAATCGTTCTAGATCCAGAAGAGCCAAATACGTATGTAAAAGTTGAATATATGATGCCTACATTATCATTTAAAGATCGGGGAGCCGCTGTTTTAATGGCGAAGGCTAAAGAATTAGGGGTATCAAAAGTTATTGCTGATAGTAGTGGTAATGCAGGAACGGCGATTGCAGCATATGCAGCACGTTGTAACATTGCATGCGAAATTTATCTAAGTGATGAAACATCACCGAAAAAGATTGCTCAAGTAAAAGCACATGGTGCAACGATTAAAGAAATTAAAGGCACGCGAGAGGACATTGCAGCTGCGGCACAAAAAGCAGTAGATGAAGAAAAAGTTTTTTATGCAAGTCATGTGTATAATCCTTACTTCTATGAAGGAACTAAAACGTACGCTTATGAAATTTACGAACAATTAAAAGGAGTGCCAGATTCATTAATCATCCCAGTTGGTAATGGTACACTTTTACTTGGTGCATACTATGGTTTCAAAGAGTTATTTGATAACAGATTAATAGAAAAAGTTCCGAAAATTATTACAATCCAAGCAGCAAACTGTGCCCCTCTTGTAAGTGCTTACGAAAATGGAGAAGCAACAGCAGAACCTGTTACGAATAAAGGTACTTTAGCAGAAGGCATTGCAATTGCAGCTCCAGCACGTTCAAAACAAATTTTAGAAGCTGTACGTAAAACAAATGGTATATTTATTGACATTAAAGAAGATGAAATTCTGAGTGCACGGGCAATGCTTGCTGATAAAGGTTTCTATGTTGAAGTGACAACAGCGGCTAACTATGCAGGTTACTTAAAATATAAAAAGGCACCAGATGAAAGAATTATAATACCTCTTTGTGGTGCAGGAATTAAATCAAAATAA
- a CDS encoding RidA family protein, which translates to MKSIFEVGNLKSNGHYALATVHNNIVYVSGQFAIDPITRQKKYGTIEEETLQALKNVEMILEAAGSKKEQILRMTLYIPNVKLWDKVDAVYKEFFGEYKPARTVVPTNELHFGFKIEIEAIAYI; encoded by the coding sequence ATGAAGAGCATTTTTGAAGTAGGAAATTTAAAATCAAATGGTCATTATGCTCTGGCAACAGTTCATAATAATATAGTCTATGTATCAGGGCAGTTTGCAATTGATCCAATAACACGTCAAAAGAAATATGGCACAATTGAAGAAGAGACATTACAAGCACTAAAAAATGTGGAAATGATTTTAGAGGCAGCAGGAAGTAAAAAAGAGCAAATATTACGTATGACATTATACATTCCAAATGTGAAATTATGGGACAAAGTAGATGCTGTCTATAAAGAATTCTTCGGTGAGTATAAACCAGCACGTACTGTGGTACCAACAAATGAATTACATTTTGGTTTCAAAATTGAAATTGAGGCTATTGCATATATTTAG
- a CDS encoding helix-turn-helix transcriptional regulator, whose translation MEENKKVLESFIPIAKSTAKMFGRNCEVVIHDLTNPQASVMFTVNNHVTGRKIGQSFDHLVKTVLLSQDFKEDYLAGYTFVTEDKRTIRSSTSLIRDSKQNVIGAFCINFDVEGLNQMQQFMNTFFSTQVVVQENVEKSEAAIENVEGIVDQLIQQIIQNSVHPVMKRHEKIELIRFMDEKGIFLMKGSVEKVAALLGISKVTVYSYLDEIKNKSN comes from the coding sequence ATGGAAGAAAATAAGAAAGTATTAGAGAGTTTTATCCCTATAGCAAAATCTACTGCAAAAATGTTTGGACGTAACTGTGAAGTGGTAATTCATGATTTGACTAACCCTCAAGCATCTGTAATGTTTACAGTAAATAACCATGTAACAGGAAGAAAAATTGGTCAATCATTTGATCACCTAGTGAAGACTGTATTACTATCACAAGATTTTAAAGAAGATTACCTAGCAGGTTATACTTTTGTAACAGAAGACAAGCGTACGATTCGTTCTTCCACTTCATTGATTCGTGATTCCAAGCAAAATGTTATTGGTGCTTTCTGCATAAATTTTGATGTTGAAGGACTGAATCAAATGCAGCAATTTATGAATACCTTCTTCTCAACGCAAGTTGTGGTTCAAGAGAACGTAGAAAAATCAGAAGCAGCTATTGAAAATGTTGAGGGAATAGTTGATCAACTGATTCAACAAATTATTCAAAACAGTGTACATCCAGTCATGAAACGTCATGAAAAGATTGAATTAATTCGATTTATGGATGAAAAAGGCATTTTCTTAATGAAAGGATCTGTTGAGAAGGTCGCGGCTTTATTAGGTATTTCCAAAGTAACAGTTTATAGTTATTTGGATGAAATAAAAAATAAATCTAATTAG
- a CDS encoding YolD-like family protein, producing the protein MAIRDRGKIKWTAAYIQPEQAKMQRDFWRDTERIKKPIIDEHEAEEFDLRITYAMEYDHAVKVTIWDNGFIYDFKGRVHYVDPINHELRIEVKPGEFEQLAFDSVVEVKVVN; encoded by the coding sequence ATGGCGATACGAGACAGAGGTAAAATCAAATGGACTGCGGCTTATATCCAGCCCGAACAAGCAAAGATGCAGCGGGATTTTTGGCGCGATACTGAGAGGATAAAGAAGCCAATCATTGACGAACATGAGGCGGAGGAGTTCGACCTGCGTATAACTTATGCGATGGAATACGACCATGCGGTTAAAGTAACGATATGGGATAACGGATTTATTTACGACTTTAAAGGCCGAGTTCATTACGTGGATCCTATTAATCATGAGCTGCGTATTGAAGTAAAACCTGGTGAATTTGAACAATTGGCATTCGATAGTGTGGTCGAAGTAAAGGTCGTTAATTAA
- a CDS encoding YfiT family bacillithiol transferase, whose protein sequence is MDLRYPIGKFDHEGDPTTEVLERWINEIEELPFELKEAVKGLSDEQLDTAYRSEGWTIRQVVHHIADSHLNSYTRFKLALTENNPTIKLYEERNWAELPDSKLPVDVSLKLIEALHSRWVCLLRSMKEDELGRTFQHPESGVVKLSINIGIYAWHGRHHVAHITSLRLGW, encoded by the coding sequence ATGGATTTGCGTTATCCTATTGGAAAGTTTGATCATGAAGGAGATCCCACAACTGAAGTATTAGAGAGGTGGATAAATGAGATTGAAGAACTTCCATTTGAATTAAAAGAAGCTGTGAAGGGTTTAAGTGATGAACAGTTAGATACAGCTTATCGTTCTGAAGGATGGACCATTCGTCAAGTGGTCCATCACATTGCAGACAGCCATTTAAATAGCTACACTCGTTTTAAGTTGGCCCTCACAGAAAACAATCCTACCATTAAACTGTATGAGGAACGGAATTGGGCTGAGCTCCCTGATTCGAAGTTACCAGTCGACGTTTCATTAAAACTAATAGAAGCTTTACATAGTAGATGGGTTTGTCTATTACGTTCAATGAAAGAAGATGAACTAGGGAGGACTTTCCAACACCCAGAATCAGGTGTTGTTAAGCTAAGCATAAATATTGGGATCTATGCTTGGCATGGGCGACATCATGTTGCACATATTACTTCTCTTCGATTAGGGTGGTAA
- a CDS encoding acetylglutamate kinase, translating into MGNLLKPYYGNKIAAKFSSLIREHLVIAAEIVKAAKAGNQKAVAALERKWYANGEEIAEFLNRINPFIPLNEFREMFFEHLALTTKEAVFILQGDFKSSIAVFDKIELEALQMADTITNGIMEQFPKKFHI; encoded by the coding sequence ATGGGAAATTTACTAAAGCCTTACTATGGAAATAAAATAGCCGCAAAGTTCAGCAGCTTAATAAGGGAGCACCTGGTAATTGCTGCGGAAATTGTCAAAGCCGCAAAAGCAGGCAATCAAAAAGCTGTAGCAGCTTTAGAGAGAAAATGGTACGCAAATGGAGAAGAAATTGCCGAATTCCTAAATAGAATAAATCCTTTTATACCACTAAATGAATTCAGAGAAATGTTTTTCGAGCATTTGGCACTTACTACAAAGGAAGCAGTATTTATACTTCAAGGAGATTTTAAATCAAGTATTGCTGTGTTTGATAAAATTGAGTTGGAAGCTTTACAAATGGCGGATACAATAACGAATGGGATTATGGAACAATTCCCCAAAAAGTTTCATATATAA
- a CDS encoding pyridoxamine 5'-phosphate oxidase family protein, translating into MSIKFKEIISTKEEFEEFRSFIGQPSQRAANKVISFIDQHCRDFISKSPFLSLSTSNSEGQCDVSPRGDSPGFVTVLDDQHLFIPERPGNRRMDSAENIITNPNIGLLFFIPGLGETLRINGKAYICRDPELLAMNTVNGRVPLFGILVEVEECFAHCAKAFIRSELWNPDSWLTKENLPSVPQMLVAHSKIPNVTADQVAKDLQEGYKSRLY; encoded by the coding sequence ATGAGTATTAAGTTTAAAGAGATTATCTCAACAAAAGAAGAATTTGAAGAGTTCCGTTCATTTATTGGGCAACCAAGTCAAAGAGCCGCTAATAAAGTAATTTCTTTTATCGACCAGCATTGCAGAGACTTTATTTCTAAGTCACCATTTTTGTCCTTGTCAACTTCTAATTCGGAAGGGCAATGTGATGTTTCACCAAGAGGAGATTCCCCTGGGTTTGTGACAGTTCTTGATGACCAGCATTTGTTTATTCCAGAACGACCAGGAAATCGAAGAATGGACTCCGCCGAAAACATTATTACCAACCCTAATATCGGGCTTCTATTTTTCATACCTGGTTTAGGAGAAACATTAAGAATAAATGGGAAAGCTTATATTTGTCGTGATCCAGAGCTTCTAGCAATGAACACAGTAAATGGTCGAGTCCCTTTATTTGGTATTTTAGTAGAGGTAGAGGAGTGCTTTGCACATTGTGCTAAAGCTTTCATTCGATCAGAATTATGGAACCCGGATTCATGGTTAACAAAAGAGAATCTTCCCTCAGTTCCTCAAATGTTGGTGGCTCACTCTAAAATACCCAATGTTACTGCTGATCAAGTAGCAAAGGATTTACAAGAAGGCTATAAAAGTCGACTTTATTAA
- a CDS encoding beta-propeller fold lactonase family protein: MQNMNKYFRASVSMVYIMTNNEVMNQIIAFYRDMNGMLTFTGSYPTYGRGTGTKEVSTATANDGIDPLASQGALTLSRDGRFLLAVNAGSHSISSFIITDSGAPVLVDVKPSGGAQPNSVDVFGNLVYVSNVGNVANNFASNITGFRLDNNGRLTPIPGSTHSLSTFNAQPAQVLFTPDGSKILVSELTSNHLTVFHVNQNGTVTRPIVNDSYGAGPLGAYFLSSGILLVTEAVANALSSYSMRSDGTLHVISGSIPNGYQTACWVVTTRDERFAYITNTLSGTISTYLIDRSGALSVVMHITSTPKGTAPGLPMDVGVSKDGRHFYTLNGNQGTVSVFNIQDDGSLVRLQVAAWTNFPYLGSQGLAVL; the protein is encoded by the coding sequence ATGCAGAACATGAACAAATATTTTCGTGCGAGTGTGAGTATGGTTTACATTATGACCAATAATGAAGTAATGAATCAAATCATTGCCTTTTACAGGGACATGAATGGAATGCTTACCTTTACGGGTTCCTACCCAACTTATGGTAGGGGTACTGGTACAAAGGAAGTCTCTACTGCAACAGCAAACGATGGTATCGATCCTCTTGCGTCACAAGGCGCCCTAACTTTGTCGCGTGATGGACGTTTCCTGCTTGCAGTTAACGCAGGCAGCCATAGTATCAGCAGCTTTATCATTACTGACAGCGGTGCACCCGTTCTCGTGGATGTGAAGCCATCAGGAGGTGCTCAGCCTAATAGCGTAGATGTGTTTGGTAATCTTGTCTATGTTTCCAATGTAGGGAATGTGGCTAACAATTTCGCCTCTAATATCACTGGTTTTCGTCTAGATAATAACGGACGCCTTACTCCTATTCCTGGATCCACTCATTCTCTCAGTACCTTCAATGCTCAGCCGGCGCAGGTTCTCTTCACTCCAGATGGCAGTAAAATCCTTGTATCCGAGCTTACTTCCAACCATCTCACTGTATTCCATGTGAATCAAAATGGTACGGTTACAAGGCCAATCGTTAATGATTCTTATGGTGCAGGACCATTGGGCGCTTATTTTCTATCCTCAGGAATCCTCTTAGTTACGGAAGCAGTTGCAAATGCGCTGTCATCCTATTCAATGAGAAGCGACGGTACCCTTCATGTAATCAGCGGTTCTATACCGAACGGATATCAGACCGCTTGTTGGGTTGTAACTACGAGGGATGAACGTTTTGCATATATTACCAACACCTTAAGCGGTACCATCTCCACTTACCTAATCGATCGAAGTGGAGCTTTATCGGTTGTCATGCATATCACCAGTACACCCAAAGGCACAGCTCCTGGTCTGCCGATGGATGTTGGAGTGAGTAAAGATGGACGGCATTTTTACACCCTAAACGGAAATCAGGGTACAGTCTCCGTATTTAATATCCAAGATGATGGAAGTTTGGTTAGATTGCAGGTTGCTGCTTGGACTAACTTTCCTTATTTAGGATCGCAAGGGTTAGCTGTTCTTTAA
- a CDS encoding VOC family protein — translation MRLNHLNLCVDDLSEARHFFETYFDFQFLEQKGKALVVMSDESGFILVLSDPKAFKGKKDIRYPEAFHIGFLVDTSSEVDQAYDRLVTGGIEIDKEPYTMRGNSYGFYFTVFNGLLIEVSCIDYRDGKKVSRLNDTHL, via the coding sequence ATGAGGTTGAATCATTTAAATCTATGTGTTGATGATTTATCAGAAGCTAGACATTTCTTTGAAACATATTTTGATTTTCAATTTTTGGAACAAAAGGGAAAAGCTCTTGTAGTGATGAGTGATGAGAGTGGATTTATTCTCGTGTTAAGTGATCCAAAAGCATTTAAGGGGAAAAAGGATATTAGATATCCTGAAGCTTTTCATATTGGTTTTTTGGTGGATACTTCAAGTGAGGTTGATCAAGCATATGATCGTTTAGTAACTGGGGGCATTGAAATAGACAAGGAGCCTTATACAATGAGAGGAAATAGTTATGGTTTTTATTTCACAGTATTTAATGGTTTATTAATTGAAGTTTCTTGCATTGACTATAGAGATGGTAAAAAAGTTTCAAGACTCAATGACACTCATCTTTAG
- a CDS encoding glycosyl hydrolase family 18 protein, with protein MAKNCYRSFTIISLSMVFILISSCSQSQRKDENYSTNKTPREVLGFYTEQEGTLPGSQPTVNSQFTNLSIIAPFWYKLDDKQPGNLIDSVTVDHKKMVIQSAHEKRLKVYMVVHNLFYETEEKGKQVASNILQNDKNRFVFIQNLRNEINQFKYDGINIDMENLYLTDRESFSLMIKKLSEALHRDGKVVTVSVPANTGDSRANPWSPWFDYEKLGLFSDRLMIMTYDEHNPRTTPGSTASVNWTEATIRYALKHGVPPSKILLGIASYGWDWDTTANKTLYSSYAMLMGQKTKYKAKVIWDSRSQTPHFSYVDKKHHSHQAWFENSHSLRFKLDLVEKYNLRGIGIWRLGLEDPMYWTTIPEKIKVKK; from the coding sequence ATGGCAAAAAATTGTTATCGGTCATTCACCATCATTTCTTTAAGCATGGTCTTTATACTAATATCTTCCTGCAGTCAGTCACAAAGAAAAGACGAAAATTACAGTACGAATAAAACTCCTCGGGAGGTTTTAGGTTTCTACACAGAACAGGAAGGAACATTACCAGGGTCTCAACCTACAGTTAACTCACAATTTACAAATTTAAGTATCATAGCACCCTTTTGGTATAAGCTTGATGATAAGCAACCAGGCAATCTTATAGATTCAGTTACAGTAGATCATAAAAAAATGGTTATTCAAAGTGCTCATGAAAAACGCCTAAAGGTATATATGGTTGTACATAATCTCTTCTATGAAACCGAGGAGAAGGGAAAGCAGGTAGCGAGTAATATACTCCAAAACGATAAAAACCGCTTTGTTTTCATTCAGAACTTACGGAATGAAATAAATCAGTTTAAATATGACGGTATTAATATTGACATGGAAAATTTGTATTTGACTGACAGAGAGTCCTTTAGTCTGATGATAAAAAAATTGTCTGAAGCTCTACATCGAGATGGAAAAGTGGTTACGGTTTCTGTCCCGGCAAACACAGGTGATTCCCGTGCTAATCCCTGGTCACCGTGGTTTGATTACGAAAAGCTTGGTCTATTTTCAGATAGGTTAATGATTATGACATACGATGAGCACAACCCAAGAACAACACCCGGGTCAACAGCTTCAGTCAATTGGACAGAAGCAACCATTCGTTATGCTTTGAAACATGGAGTACCACCATCAAAAATTTTACTCGGTATCGCTAGTTATGGATGGGACTGGGATACAACAGCAAATAAAACCTTGTATAGCTCCTATGCAATGTTAATGGGCCAGAAAACAAAATATAAAGCTAAAGTTATATGGGACTCTCGTTCACAAACACCTCATTTCAGTTACGTAGATAAAAAACATCATAGCCACCAGGCCTGGTTTGAGAATAGCCACAGTCTGCGGTTTAAGCTAGACCTTGTAGAAAAATATAACTTAAGGGGAATCGGGATTTGGCGACTTGGCTTAGAAGACCCAATGTACTGGACGACCATACCCGAGAAAATAAAAGTAAAAAAGTGA
- a CDS encoding GNAT family N-acetyltransferase: MMIKKDDLTGAEVAELIREHLQGMTLYSPPESIHALNLEKLRQPDITFWSAWEGRELTGMGALKELDSSHGEIKSMRTSSSYLRKGVARRMLQHILGEAMKRGYKRVSLETGSLVAFEPARKLYANFGFEYCEPFADYVEDPNSVFMTKELG, translated from the coding sequence ATGATGATTAAAAAAGATGATTTAACTGGAGCCGAAGTGGCTGAATTGATAAGAGAACACCTTCAGGGCATGACCTTGTATTCTCCACCGGAAAGCATCCATGCTTTAAATTTAGAAAAGCTAAGACAACCAGACATCACCTTTTGGAGCGCTTGGGAAGGCCGTGAATTGACTGGAATGGGAGCGCTAAAAGAACTTGATAGCTCCCATGGTGAGATTAAATCAATGAGAACTTCATCCTCATATCTAAGGAAGGGTGTCGCCAGGCGAATGCTCCAGCACATTCTTGGGGAAGCCATGAAGCGAGGCTATAAACGGGTCAGTTTGGAGACGGGGTCGTTGGTTGCCTTTGAACCGGCAAGAAAACTGTATGCGAATTTCGGCTTTGAATATTGTGAGCCCTTTGCAGACTACGTCGAAGACCCGAACAGCGTTTTTATGACAAAAGAGCTGGGGTAA
- a CDS encoding SMI1/KNR4 family protein: protein MEDIKLLISKWRQILQNLDNNNGKVSPIEIGKKATTQEIEAKEKELGYQLPPSYKYILHNLGKSLSFYYSFSKDTMIPSEFNEIFSGEINWNIDFLQNLNMLADELMEDGEDYGRTLRGKLEFSHSGNGDVYAFDMTVDSDEKPVIYWEHEEDTVTYIADSFIDYLFRITELGCIGSENWQFEYFLNDKGLDTTSPAAVKWKHWFESFSETTLEDVKNNMEQLVAFVVYRKKLDEETIDLFQKFNRNELFQYLLEELHKKEAFNDKKIICEIIGRVLGIHAETWVTSLWESKQDNIDTKLRSYLTSMCTSKDRGLTLVFNFLEQESGKKITGYEALSHLGNFHSRDVISWMENHVKFPVTEGWDELFVRSNFSWDDLERWTSLEEKHEATTIHALEIYVQEKVANNKYPHVISGLPSNSEFIDFFVKLRATQVLKKRILPIENVIQNINIFY, encoded by the coding sequence ATGGAGGATATTAAATTATTAATATCAAAATGGAGGCAAATACTACAAAATTTAGATAACAATAACGGCAAAGTCTCCCCTATCGAAATTGGAAAAAAAGCAACGACACAGGAGATAGAAGCAAAAGAAAAGGAACTGGGGTATCAATTACCTCCTTCTTATAAATACATACTACATAACTTAGGGAAATCGCTTTCCTTTTATTATTCATTTTCTAAAGATACAATGATTCCCAGTGAATTTAATGAAATATTTTCTGGAGAGATAAATTGGAATATTGACTTCCTTCAGAATTTAAATATGTTAGCTGACGAATTAATGGAAGATGGAGAAGATTATGGAAGGACACTTAGGGGGAAATTAGAGTTTTCTCACTCTGGAAATGGAGATGTTTACGCGTTTGATATGACTGTGGACAGTGATGAAAAACCAGTTATTTATTGGGAACATGAAGAAGACACAGTTACTTATATTGCGGATTCATTTATCGATTATTTATTTAGGATTACTGAACTAGGGTGTATTGGTAGTGAAAACTGGCAGTTTGAATATTTTCTAAATGATAAGGGATTGGACACTACAAGCCCAGCAGCAGTTAAGTGGAAGCATTGGTTCGAGTCATTTTCAGAGACAACCTTAGAAGATGTGAAAAATAACATGGAACAGCTAGTAGCATTCGTTGTTTATCGAAAGAAATTAGATGAAGAAACAATCGACTTATTCCAAAAATTTAATAGAAATGAGTTATTTCAGTATCTTTTAGAAGAATTACATAAAAAAGAGGCATTTAATGACAAGAAAATAATATGTGAGATTATCGGACGAGTGTTAGGAATACACGCAGAGACATGGGTTACAAGTTTATGGGAATCTAAACAGGATAATATAGATACTAAATTACGTTCCTATCTAACTTCAATGTGTACAAGTAAGGATAGGGGACTAACTTTAGTATTTAATTTTCTTGAACAAGAATCTGGTAAAAAGATAACTGGGTATGAAGCACTTTCCCATCTTGGTAATTTTCATTCAAGGGATGTTATTTCGTGGATGGAGAATCATGTTAAATTTCCTGTAACAGAAGGTTGGGATGAACTATTCGTAAGGTCAAATTTTTCATGGGATGACTTAGAAAGGTGGACCTCTTTAGAAGAGAAGCATGAAGCAACTACAATTCACGCATTAGAAATATATGTCCAAGAGAAGGTCGCAAACAATAAGTATCCTCATGTTATATCAGGTCTCCCATCAAATTCGGAATTTATTGATTTTTTTGTTAAATTACGTGCTACACAAGTTTTAAAAAAGCGGATACTACCCATAGAGAATGTTATACAAAACATCAATATTTTTTATTAG
- a CDS encoding GNAT family N-acetyltransferase: MDIRKPNDSELKKIMLLSPQAVFDGTLGEVKPTNEKIKHLVEPLLEKGSYYLIATESDNLMGWILIGASKDQFTDKVNGFIYELFVIEEFRGKGISKRLMKAGIDNLKQAGYSEVRLSAFAGNRAIKLYEKLGFSIRTITMNLQVSN; the protein is encoded by the coding sequence ATGGATATTAGAAAACCTAACGATTCGGAACTTAAAAAGATTATGTTACTTTCTCCGCAAGCAGTATTTGATGGCACATTGGGTGAAGTAAAACCTACAAATGAGAAAATCAAGCATCTTGTTGAACCTCTACTGGAAAAGGGAAGCTATTATTTAATAGCAACAGAGAGCGATAATTTAATGGGGTGGATTCTTATAGGGGCGAGTAAAGACCAATTTACTGATAAGGTGAATGGATTTATTTATGAACTATTTGTTATAGAAGAATTTAGAGGGAAAGGGATTTCCAAACGGTTAATGAAAGCTGGTATTGACAATCTAAAACAAGCTGGATATTCAGAAGTCCGTCTAAGTGCATTTGCAGGGAACCGTGCAATTAAACTGTATGAAAAATTAGGATTTAGCATTAGAACAATTACTATGAATTTACAGGTAAGTAACTGA
- a CDS encoding histidine phosphatase family protein has product MEQTIYLIRHGETVLNTQGRYQGELDSPLTPDGIEQVKNISKLLKLVIDEPNEWEIISSPLGRTLQSTEIICEILGYDFNKVTTDSRLKEVSVGSWAGLTTQEIETSWPELIKNTDNYNWYFNSPDGESYDSVVERVSEWLGSIKNKKKVIAVSHGLTGRIIRGVYQNFKKDQTLTLEVSQNTFFKLTKNNIERFCYEYDEF; this is encoded by the coding sequence TTGGAGCAAACAATCTATTTAATTAGACATGGGGAAACAGTTTTAAATACACAAGGAAGATACCAGGGAGAGCTTGATTCTCCATTAACTCCAGACGGAATCGAACAGGTGAAAAATATATCAAAGTTATTAAAACTTGTAATTGATGAGCCTAATGAATGGGAAATTATTTCGAGTCCATTAGGCAGGACTTTGCAAAGTACAGAAATTATATGTGAAATACTTGGATATGATTTTAATAAAGTGACTACTGATAGTCGATTAAAAGAGGTTTCAGTTGGTTCTTGGGCGGGTTTAACCACACAAGAAATTGAAACTTCATGGCCAGAACTAATTAAAAATACTGATAATTACAATTGGTATTTCAATTCTCCAGATGGGGAGAGCTATGATTCAGTTGTGGAGAGAGTATCAGAATGGTTAGGAAGTATAAAGAATAAAAAGAAAGTCATCGCTGTATCGCATGGACTAACAGGAAGAATAATAAGAGGTGTTTACCAAAATTTTAAAAAAGATCAAACATTAACGTTGGAGGTTTCTCAAAATACTTTCTTTAAATTGACTAAAAATAATATTGAAAGATTTTGTTACGAATACGATGAATTTTGA